Proteins encoded by one window of Antechinus flavipes isolate AdamAnt ecotype Samford, QLD, Australia chromosome 4, AdamAnt_v2, whole genome shotgun sequence:
- the SUMO3 gene encoding small ubiquitin-related modifier 3, with product MSEEKPKEGVKTENDHINLKVAGQDGSVVQFKIKRHTPLNKLMKAYCERQGLSMRQIRFRFDGQPINETDTPAQLEMEDEDTIDVFQQQTGGAW from the exons ATGTCCGAGGAGAAGCCCAAG GAAGGTGTGAAAACTGAGAACGATCACATCAACCTGAAGGTAGCCGGGCAGGATGGGTCAGTGGTCCAGTTCAAAATTAAGCGGCACACTCCTCTGAACAAATTAATGAAGGCCTATTGTGAGAGACAG GGCTTGTCAATGAGACAGATTCGGTTCCGATTTGATGGACAACCAATCAATGAGACGGACACCCCTGCACAG CTGGAGATGGAGGACGAAGACACGATTGACGTGTTCCAGCAGCAGACGGGGGGAGCGTGGTAG
- the PTTG1IP gene encoding pituitary tumor-transforming gene 1 protein-interacting protein, whose amino-acid sequence MEPRGPARAALLGPLLLLLPLLLPPSGPAVSAQSAAAACSENTNKSCSECLKNVSCFWCYTNNACLDYPVRKILPPSSLCQLSSARWGVCWVNFEALIIAMSVVGGALLLGITICCCCCCRKKKHPRSDKEEERAAREREERRVRQEERRAEMKSRHEEIRKKYGLFKEQNPYARFEN is encoded by the exons ATGGAGCCCCGGGGCCCGGCTCGGGCCGCGCTGCTCGggccgctgctgctgctgttgccgCTACTCCTGCCTCCGTCCGGGCCGGCCGTGTCCGCCCAGAGCGCGGCCGCTG CTTGCTCTGAGAACACCAACAAATCCTGCAGCGAGTGCCTGAAGAACGTCTCG TGCTTCTGGTGCTATACGAATAACGCCTGCCTGGACTATCCGGTCCGGAAGATCCTGCCGCCCAGCTCGCTCTGCCAGCTGAGCTCTGCCCGATGGGGCGTGTGCTGGG TGAACTTCGAAGCCCTGATCATCGCCATGTCGGTGGTGGGAGGTGCCCTCCTCCTGGGTATCACcatctgctgctgctgctgctgccggaAAAAGAAACACCCCAG GTCCGACAAAGAGGAGGAGCGCGCTgccagggagagagaagagagaagagttcGGCAGGAGGAGAG GAGAGCGGAGATGAAGTCCAGACAcgaagaaatcaggaaaaaatatg GCCTGTTTAAAGAACAGAACCCTTACGCCAGATTCGAGAACTAG